A single region of the Pseudomonadota bacterium genome encodes:
- a CDS encoding 50S ribosomal protein L23, producing the protein MEPERIIKRPLVLTEKGNRLRETQNQYLFEVDRGANKIEIRSAVEALFNVKVKQVRTLNVRGKLRRMGRGYAKRRNWKKALVSLAEGESIDLLEAG; encoded by the coding sequence ATGGAACCGGAACGCATCATAAAGCGCCCGCTGGTCTTGACGGAAAAGGGCAACCGACTGCGCGAGACGCAGAACCAGTACCTGTTCGAGGTCGATCGTGGAGCCAACAAGATCGAAATCCGCAGCGCGGTCGAGGCGCTGTTCAACGTCAAGGTCAAGCAGGTTCGAACGCTGAACGTGCGCGGCAAACTGCGAAGAATGGGGCGTGGCTACGCCAAGCGACGCAACTGGAAGAAGGCCTTGGTTTCGCTCGCCGAGGGCGAGTCGATCGATCTACTCGAGGCAGGTTGA
- the rplB gene encoding 50S ribosomal protein L2, whose amino-acid sequence MPVRRFKPTSPARRYFEVADFSGIETARPHRPLTSAKPSTGGRNGFGRVTCRFRGGGHKRRYRQIDFRRGQVGVPAKVAGIEYDPNRSARIALLHYGNGTKSYILAPDGLRKGDEVVSSRHADIKPGNALPLKYIPVGTLIHAVELKIGKGAQLVRSAGTAAQLMAKEGNQAQIRLPSSEVRTVHVACKATIGQVSNIQHARVSWGKAGRARWLGRRPHNRGVTMNPVDHPMGGGEGRTSGGRHPCSPWGQLAKGLKTRSNKRTDRLIVRKRGKK is encoded by the coding sequence ATGCCAGTTCGACGCTTCAAGCCCACCTCACCGGCTCGACGCTATTTCGAGGTTGCCGACTTTTCGGGCATCGAGACGGCGCGGCCCCACCGGCCGTTGACGAGCGCAAAGCCGTCTACCGGCGGCCGCAACGGCTTTGGCCGAGTAACCTGCCGTTTTCGGGGCGGCGGGCACAAGCGCCGCTACCGTCAGATCGATTTCAGACGGGGCCAGGTTGGCGTGCCTGCCAAGGTCGCCGGCATCGAATACGACCCGAACCGCTCCGCGAGGATCGCGCTGCTGCACTACGGGAACGGAACGAAGAGCTACATTCTGGCACCGGATGGCCTGCGCAAGGGAGACGAGGTGGTTTCGTCGCGTCATGCCGACATCAAGCCTGGCAACGCCCTGCCTTTGAAGTACATCCCCGTGGGCACCCTGATCCATGCCGTGGAGCTGAAGATCGGCAAGGGGGCTCAGCTCGTGCGCTCGGCAGGGACCGCGGCGCAGCTGATGGCGAAGGAAGGTAATCAGGCGCAGATCCGGTTGCCTTCTTCCGAGGTCCGCACGGTACATGTGGCCTGCAAGGCCACCATCGGTCAGGTTTCGAATATCCAACACGCACGGGTCTCGTGGGGCAAGGCCGGCCGCGCTCGCTGGCTCGGTCGCAGACCGCACAACCGCGGTGTTACGATGAATCCCGTGGATCACCCCATGGGTGGCGGGGAAGGTCGCACCTCAGGCGGCCGTCACCCGTGCTCGCCTTGGGGTCAGCTCGCAAAGGGTTTGAAGACCAGGAGCAACAAGCGCACCGATCGCCTTATCGTGCGCAAGCGGGGCAAGAAGTAG
- the rpsS gene encoding 30S ribosomal protein S19, translating into MARSVKKGPFVDDHLLQKIETARRNNDRKLIKTWSRRSTITPDFVGLSFAVHNGRKFVTVFVTENMVGHKLGEFAPTRTFHGHAADRKGGKKINPQTGKR; encoded by the coding sequence ATGGCGCGTTCTGTCAAGAAAGGCCCTTTTGTCGACGATCACCTCCTCCAGAAGATCGAGACGGCGAGGCGCAATAACGACCGCAAGCTGATCAAGACCTGGTCACGCCGTTCGACGATCACGCCCGATTTCGTGGGCCTGAGCTTCGCGGTGCACAATGGACGGAAGTTCGTGACCGTTTTCGTAACCGAGAACATGGTGGGCCACAAGCTCGGTGAGTTTGCGCCAACGCGCACGTTTCATGGCCACGCAGCAGACCGAAAAGGCGGCAAGAAGATCAATCCACAGACTGGAAAGCGCTGA
- the rplV gene encoding 50S ribosomal protein L22 → MTRLVSGRNVADAVNVLRFTRKAAAPLVAKLIDSAIANARQEDESVDLDRMVVTYAYADKASTRFMRRWRPRAQGRATRVEKGASHITIVIDDVEGAEES, encoded by the coding sequence GTGACGCGCTTGGTGAGCGGCAGGAACGTAGCGGACGCCGTGAACGTCCTGCGTTTCACCCGCAAGGCCGCGGCACCCCTGGTAGCGAAGCTTATTGACAGCGCTATCGCGAACGCGCGCCAAGAGGACGAAAGCGTGGATCTGGATCGGATGGTCGTGACCTATGCCTACGCCGACAAGGCGTCGACTCGTTTCATGCGCCGGTGGCGTCCCAGGGCTCAAGGGCGTGCCACGCGAGTCGAGAAGGGCGCCAGTCACATCACGATCGTCATCGACGACGTTGAAGGCGCCGAGGAGAGCTAG